The following are from one region of the Pectobacterium actinidiae genome:
- the trxC gene encoding thioredoxin TrxC, which yields MNTVCGSCQTTNRLPEERVDDHAKCGRCGETLFSGDVINATEATLDKLLQDDLPVVVDFWAPWCGPCVNFAPVFENVAQERSGTIRFIKVNTEAEPALSARFRIRSIPTLMIFKQGQMVDILNGALPKAQFESWLDESL from the coding sequence ATGAATACGGTATGTGGATCTTGCCAAACAACCAATCGCCTGCCAGAAGAGCGTGTTGATGACCATGCAAAGTGTGGTCGTTGCGGAGAAACCTTATTCAGCGGTGACGTGATTAATGCCACAGAAGCGACGCTCGATAAGCTGTTGCAGGACGATCTTCCCGTCGTGGTCGATTTCTGGGCGCCCTGGTGCGGCCCCTGCGTCAACTTCGCCCCGGTGTTTGAAAACGTCGCGCAGGAGCGTAGCGGGACAATCCGCTTTATTAAGGTCAATACCGAAGCCGAACCGGCACTCAGCGCACGTTTCCGCATCCGCAGTATTCCAACCCTCATGATCTTTAAACAAGGCCAGATGGTCGACATCCTCAACGGTGCGCTGCCAAAAGCACAGTTTGAGAGCTGGCTGGACGAATCGCTGTAG
- a CDS encoding tRNA-uridine aminocarboxypropyltransferase, giving the protein MDNAVLRLRQQRLEQSTKPFRARGCRVVRCQQCLLPATNCLCHTIQVQESRSRVCLIMFDTEPLKPSNTGRLIADILPETQAFSWSRTEPDPELLATLQNPDVQPYLVFLADAAEEGRQVFQQLPATEKPALFVLLDGTWPEARKMFRKSPYLDNLPILSLNVEALSRYQLREASSPGQHCTAEIAIALLAQAGDIVAADALSQHFDRFRRHYLAGKSHHSLRESLHTVTAQPTESV; this is encoded by the coding sequence ATGGACAATGCCGTACTCCGCCTGCGCCAACAACGTCTTGAGCAGTCAACCAAACCGTTTCGCGCCCGTGGCTGCCGCGTAGTACGCTGCCAGCAGTGTTTATTACCCGCAACCAACTGCCTGTGTCACACCATTCAGGTGCAGGAATCCCGCAGCCGCGTCTGTCTGATCATGTTTGATACCGAGCCGTTAAAGCCGAGCAATACCGGACGTCTTATCGCCGATATTCTTCCCGAGACGCAGGCGTTTAGCTGGTCACGCACCGAACCAGACCCCGAATTGCTTGCGACTCTGCAAAACCCAGACGTTCAGCCCTATCTGGTTTTCCTTGCCGATGCAGCGGAAGAAGGGCGTCAGGTGTTTCAGCAGCTTCCCGCAACGGAAAAACCCGCCCTGTTTGTTTTGCTCGACGGAACCTGGCCGGAAGCACGTAAAATGTTCCGTAAAAGCCCCTACCTGGACAACCTGCCGATCCTGTCGCTGAATGTAGAGGCACTGTCCCGCTATCAACTGCGTGAAGCCAGCAGCCCAGGGCAGCACTGCACCGCCGAAATTGCCATCGCCCTGCTCGCACAGGCGGGGGACATCGTCGCGGCCGACGCGCTATCACAGCATTTTGACCGTTTCCGGCGACACTATCTGGCAGGGAAATCACACCACAGCTTGCGAGAAAGTTTACACACCGTCACAGCACAACCGACAGAAAGCGTTTAG
- the pssA gene encoding CDP-diacylglycerol--serine O-phosphatidyltransferase translates to MLSNFKRNKYQQHLAQLPRIPQNADDVQTLHSPELFRTTLINAILSAKKRIYIVALYLERDDGGMGILSAIYEAKRQCPELDVRVLVDWHRAQRGRIGAAAENTNADWYCDMAKKHPDTHFPIYGIPVNTREALGVLHLKGFIVDDTVIYSGASLNDVYLHQHQKYRYDRYQLIHNPALADTMVQYIQTMLSAPAVQRLDHTDRPKSLEIKNDIKQFRQTLRTASYQLPEHSADANELSVTPLVGLGKQSPLNKTIHHLMYCADEHLVICTPYFNLPALLVRNIIRLLRDGKKVEIIIGDKTANDFYIPEDQPFKIIGALPYLYEINLRRFLSRLERYIENQQLVVRLWKDGDNSFHLKGMWVDDKWQLLTGNNLNPRAWRLDLENAILIHDPQQILLQQRLDELDTIRTHTHVVQSYTELESIAQYPVKVRKLIRRLRRIRIDRLISRIL, encoded by the coding sequence ATGCTGTCAAATTTTAAACGCAATAAATACCAACAGCACCTTGCACAACTGCCCAGAATTCCTCAGAACGCAGATGATGTTCAGACGTTGCATTCGCCTGAGCTTTTCCGCACGACGCTGATTAACGCCATTCTGAGTGCTAAAAAACGCATTTATATCGTGGCGTTGTATCTTGAGCGCGATGATGGCGGCATGGGGATTCTATCTGCAATTTATGAAGCCAAACGACAATGCCCAGAGCTGGATGTCCGTGTTTTGGTAGACTGGCATCGTGCTCAGCGCGGCAGGATCGGCGCTGCGGCAGAAAATACCAATGCCGATTGGTATTGCGACATGGCGAAAAAACATCCAGACACCCATTTCCCTATCTATGGAATTCCTGTCAACACACGCGAAGCGTTGGGCGTGCTGCATCTGAAAGGGTTCATTGTCGATGACACGGTCATCTACAGCGGGGCAAGCCTGAATGATGTTTATCTGCATCAGCACCAGAAGTACCGTTATGACCGCTACCAGCTGATTCATAATCCGGCATTAGCCGATACGATGGTGCAATATATCCAGACAATGCTGTCGGCTCCGGCGGTGCAGCGCTTAGATCATACCGATCGCCCGAAAAGCCTCGAAATCAAAAATGATATCAAGCAGTTCCGCCAAACGTTGCGCACCGCCAGTTATCAGCTACCAGAACACAGTGCAGATGCAAACGAATTAAGCGTCACACCACTGGTCGGGTTAGGAAAACAAAGTCCGCTGAATAAGACCATACATCACCTGATGTATTGCGCTGACGAGCACTTGGTTATCTGTACCCCTTATTTCAACCTACCAGCGCTGCTGGTGAGAAATATCATTCGGCTATTGCGAGACGGTAAAAAAGTAGAAATTATTATCGGTGATAAGACCGCTAACGATTTCTATATTCCAGAAGACCAGCCTTTCAAAATCATCGGTGCGTTACCGTATCTCTATGAGATCAACCTTCGCCGTTTTCTGAGCCGCCTGGAGCGCTACATTGAGAATCAGCAGCTTGTTGTGCGGCTATGGAAAGACGGTGATAACAGCTTCCACCTGAAAGGCATGTGGGTTGATGACAAGTGGCAGTTGTTGACGGGGAATAACCTTAACCCGCGCGCATGGCGTCTGGATCTGGAAAACGCCATCCTGATTCACGATCCTCAGCAGATCCTATTGCAGCAACGTCTGGACGAGCTGGACACGATCAGGACACATACCCACGTCGTACAAAGCTATACGGAACTGGAGAGCATTGCACAATATCCAGTGAAAGTCCGCAAGCTGATACGACGACTGCGCCGTATTCGTATAGACAGGCTCATTAGTCGTATTCTCTAA